The following proteins come from a genomic window of Phnomibacter ginsenosidimutans:
- a CDS encoding imm11 family protein: MKFYRIEDSTNLKEVGIVPQRGEMSDGLHMDDPRHLFNQPDIGALSEEVYVPSFRLRSKAKLTDVISFPINSDWIVSERFKSTFEAEEIDNVQFIPIYIFKKDEAHQYFLLRALKVCMECIDFSNTTISIMKTTWEEEKRIQVKDLNEFQILVESTRLPQGIKISAFKISEKCNYDFIRLDYTYGVPTFFISERLKEILLQNKITGIRYMELDEVL, from the coding sequence ATGAAATTCTATAGAATTGAAGATAGCACGAATTTAAAAGAAGTCGGAATTGTTCCCCAAAGGGGAGAAATGTCTGATGGCTTACACATGGATGATCCTCGGCATCTTTTTAATCAACCCGATATTGGAGCACTTTCAGAGGAAGTGTATGTTCCTTCTTTTCGACTTAGAAGTAAAGCCAAATTAACAGATGTTATTTCGTTTCCAATAAATAGTGATTGGATTGTGTCTGAAAGATTTAAAAGTACTTTCGAAGCTGAAGAAATTGATAATGTACAGTTTATTCCCATCTATATATTCAAGAAAGATGAAGCGCATCAGTATTTTCTTCTTCGTGCTTTAAAAGTGTGTATGGAGTGTATTGATTTTTCTAATACTACAATTTCGATAATGAAGACTACTTGGGAAGAGGAAAAGAGAATCCAGGTAAAGGATTTGAATGAGTTTCAAATCCTCGTAGAATCAACTCGCCTTCCTCAAGGTATTAAGATTTCTGCCTTCAAGATATCAGAAAAATGTAATTATGATTTTATAAGATTAGATTATACTTATGGCGTTCCAACTTTTTTTATTAGCGAACGATTAAAAGAGATTCTTTTGCAGAACAAAATCACAGGTATTCGGTATATGGAATTGGATGAAGTTCTGTAG